The Pseudomonas baetica genome includes a region encoding these proteins:
- a CDS encoding FagA protein: protein MSSALHEQPYLESWRWMSRQIRCAMDPDEPRLIEHYLAEGRYLACCTATSPWTIAETSFRLLLDTATDIALPWHWRSLCLDQAWRPLREMERLSLCNCRLKRWQRYTWQLATCELQPSIPLIELVQGFTDDQDSY from the coding sequence ATGAGTTCTGCCTTGCACGAGCAGCCGTATCTCGAAAGCTGGCGCTGGATGAGTCGCCAGATCCGTTGCGCGATGGATCCCGACGAACCGCGCCTGATCGAACACTACTTGGCTGAAGGTCGGTATCTGGCCTGCTGTACGGCAACTTCCCCGTGGACGATCGCTGAAACCTCTTTCCGATTGCTGCTCGACACAGCCACCGACATTGCGTTGCCGTGGCACTGGCGCAGCCTCTGTCTCGATCAAGCCTGGCGCCCATTGCGTGAAATGGAGCGCCTGTCGCTGTGCAATTGCCGGCTCAAACGCTGGCAGCGTTACACCTGGCAACTGGCGACCTGCGAGTTGCAACCCTCGATTCCTCTTATTGAACTGGTG
- the pmbA gene encoding metalloprotease PmbA, with protein MSAVESVGPQALPALQEQVEQIIAEAKRQGASACEVAVSLEQGLSTSVRQREVETVEFNRDQGFGITLYVGQRKGSASTSATGPDAIRETVAAALAIAKHTSEDEASGLADAALMAKDLQDFDLFHEWDITPEQAIEKALLCEAAAFDTDARIKNADGTTLSTHQGCRVYGNSHGFIGGYASTRHSLSCVMIAEADGQMQRDYWYDVSRQGTLLADPVSIGQRAAQRAASRLGARPVPTCEVPVLFSAELAGGLFGSFLSAVSGGSLYRKSSFLEGTLGQKLFPEWLTIDERPHLMRAMGSASYDGDGLATYAKPFVEKGELVSYILGTYSGRKLGMPSTANAGGVHNLFVTHGDEDQAALLRRMGRGLLVTELMGHGLNMVTGDYSRGAAGFWVENGEIQFAVQEVTIAGNMRDMFKQIVAVGNDLELRSNIRTGSVLIERMTVAGS; from the coding sequence ATGAGTGCAGTTGAAAGCGTCGGCCCGCAGGCATTGCCGGCACTGCAAGAGCAAGTCGAGCAGATCATTGCTGAAGCCAAGCGGCAGGGCGCCAGTGCTTGCGAAGTCGCGGTGTCGCTGGAGCAGGGCCTGTCGACTTCGGTGCGTCAGCGCGAGGTCGAAACGGTGGAGTTCAACCGTGATCAGGGCTTTGGCATCACGCTGTATGTCGGTCAGCGCAAAGGCTCGGCCAGCACGTCCGCCACCGGTCCCGATGCGATTCGCGAAACCGTTGCGGCGGCGCTGGCCATCGCTAAGCACACCTCTGAGGACGAAGCCTCGGGTCTGGCCGATGCGGCGTTGATGGCCAAGGACCTGCAGGATTTCGACCTGTTCCATGAGTGGGACATCACCCCGGAACAAGCCATCGAGAAGGCTTTGCTTTGCGAAGCGGCGGCTTTCGATACCGATGCGCGCATCAAGAACGCCGACGGCACCACGCTCAGTACCCACCAGGGCTGCCGTGTGTATGGCAACAGCCACGGTTTCATCGGCGGCTACGCATCGACCCGGCACAGCCTGAGCTGCGTGATGATCGCCGAGGCCGATGGCCAGATGCAGCGCGATTACTGGTATGACGTGAGCCGTCAGGGCACTTTGCTGGCGGATCCGGTGAGCATCGGTCAACGCGCTGCACAACGGGCGGCGAGCCGTCTGGGCGCGCGTCCGGTGCCGACTTGCGAAGTGCCGGTGCTGTTTTCCGCAGAGCTGGCAGGCGGTTTGTTCGGCAGCTTCCTGTCAGCTGTTTCCGGCGGTAGCCTGTATCGCAAATCTTCGTTCCTGGAAGGCACGCTGGGGCAGAAGCTGTTCCCGGAATGGCTGACCATCGACGAGCGTCCGCACTTGATGCGTGCCATGGGCAGTGCTTCGTATGACGGTGACGGTCTGGCGACTTACGCCAAACCGTTCGTCGAGAAGGGCGAGCTGGTCTCGTACATCCTTGGCACTTATTCCGGGCGCAAACTCGGCATGCCGAGCACCGCCAACGCCGGCGGTGTACACAACCTGTTTGTCACCCATGGCGATGAAGACCAGGCCGCTTTGTTGCGCCGTATGGGTCGTGGGCTGTTGGTGACCGAGCTGATGGGCCATGGTCTGAACATGGTCACCGGCGACTATTCGCGCGGGGCGGCGGGTTTCTGGGTCGAGAACGGCGAAATCCAGTTCGCGGTGCAGGAAGTGACCATCGCCGGCAACATGCGCGACATGTTCAAGCAGATCGTTGCGGTGGGGAATGATCTGGAGTTGCGCAGCAACATCCGCACCGGTTCGGTATTGATCGAACGGATGACCGTCGCGGGCAGCTAA
- the yjgA gene encoding ribosome biogenesis factor YjgA, translating into MVDSYDDSLDTGEKSKSQVKRELHALVDLGERLTTLKPDLIAKLPLTDAMRRALADAPKHTANIARKRHLQFIGKLMRDQDTDAILTLLDQLDASTRQYNERFHNLERWRDRLIAGDDAVLEKFVVEYPDADRQQLRSLIRQAQHEVAQNKPPASSRKIFKYIRELDETQRGLR; encoded by the coding sequence ATGGTTGATTCTTACGACGACTCCCTCGATACGGGAGAAAAAAGCAAATCTCAGGTCAAACGCGAGCTGCATGCTCTGGTTGACCTTGGCGAGCGCCTTACAACACTCAAGCCCGACTTGATCGCAAAACTGCCGCTGACCGACGCCATGCGCCGTGCCTTGGCCGATGCGCCCAAACACACCGCGAACATCGCGCGTAAGCGGCACTTGCAGTTCATCGGCAAACTGATGCGCGATCAGGACACTGACGCGATTCTGACGCTGCTCGATCAACTCGATGCCTCGACTCGTCAGTACAACGAGCGTTTCCACAATCTCGAACGCTGGCGTGATCGCCTGATCGCGGGCGACGACGCCGTGCTGGAGAAATTCGTCGTCGAGTACCCGGACGCCGATCGCCAGCAACTGCGTTCCCTGATCCGTCAGGCTCAGCACGAGGTTGCGCAAAACAAACCTCCTGCCTCGAGCCGCAAGATCTTCAAGTACATCCGTGAGCTGGACGAGACTCAACGCGGTCTGCGTTGA